One stretch of Atribacteraceae bacterium DNA includes these proteins:
- a CDS encoding sigma factor-like helix-turn-helix DNA-binding protein produces MVEYVGSSWERLLNQEGLGPYRGAPGKRIRRFYPEEEFPWQVPEPRRHLQVDWSRLSAREKEVILRLYYDCQSEREVAQALALSRGSVRVYRNRALHKLKGEGGISKA; encoded by the coding sequence ATGGTTGAGTACGTAGGCTCGTCCTGGGAACGTCTCTTGAACCAGGAGGGCCTGGGGCCCTACCGGGGCGCCCCGGGGAAACGGATCCGCCGGTTCTACCCCGAGGAAGAGTTCCCCTGGCAGGTTCCCGAGCCCCGCCGCCATTTGCAGGTGGACTGGTCCCGGCTCAGCGCGCGGGAAAAGGAGGTGATCCTCCGACTGTACTATGACTGCCAAAGTGAGCGGGAGGTGGCCCAGGCCCTTGCCCTCTCCCGCGGGAGTGTGCGGGTTTACCGGAACCGGGCGTTACACAAGCTCAAAGGGGAAGGAGGCATCAGTAAGGCATAA
- a CDS encoding DUF1659 domain-containing protein — MLSIPYNGRVVLRFVTGTHPTTGNPIISARSWGNVKPEAADQAVYDIAVGLASLGVFSVADIRRFENKILEG, encoded by the coding sequence ATGCTCAGTATTCCTTACAATGGCCGGGTGGTGCTGCGCTTTGTCACCGGCACCCACCCCACGACCGGGAACCCGATCATCAGTGCCCGGAGCTGGGGAAACGTGAAACCGGAGGCTGCCGATCAGGCCGTGTACGATATCGCGGTGGGACTGGCCAGCCTGGGTGTGTTCAGCGTCGCGGACATCCGGCGCTTCGAAAACAAGATCCTCGAAGGCTAA
- a CDS encoding DUF2922 domain-containing protein — MPDLIMTFLNQAGGQVNLTLRDADPAVTGAQVGGFMDTVITRNVFASAGGDLTEKYEAKLVEVTETPLTVTG, encoded by the coding sequence ATGCCGGATCTGATCATGACTTTCCTCAACCAAGCCGGAGGCCAGGTGAACCTGACCCTGCGGGACGCCGACCCTGCTGTCACCGGCGCTCAAGTGGGGGGCTTCATGGACACGGTCATCACCCGGAACGTCTTTGCCTCGGCCGGGGGCGACCTCACTGAGAAGTACGAGGCCAAACTCGTAGAAGTCACCGAAACCCCGCTCACGGTCACCGGGTAA
- a CDS encoding ATP-binding protein, producing the protein MAVTWRRTEVRFRRKTPLVVGFSGAAGVGKTTLVNRLADYFDREGYQVATVPEVAREVFALYRAIGEAQTLEELRAEPEMYLRYQADVCEVMIRREEQALASGAKLVLCDRTMVDNWLYALLYCTRRDGRAFDHLVCRITDYLATVPYHWVVFVPPHGKPLPADPGRAREDSDSQTVQDRLLRLLLGFYREQLVHLHSAEMNERYGYMTYLIREWLST; encoded by the coding sequence ATGGCTGTGACCTGGCGCAGGACTGAAGTCCGCTTCCGCCGGAAGACTCCCCTGGTGGTGGGATTTTCCGGGGCGGCCGGGGTGGGGAAAACGACGCTGGTCAACCGACTGGCCGACTACTTTGACCGGGAAGGGTATCAGGTAGCGACCGTACCGGAAGTGGCCCGGGAAGTGTTCGCGCTTTACCGGGCCATCGGGGAGGCGCAGACCCTTGAAGAGCTTCGCGCCGAACCGGAGATGTATCTCCGCTACCAGGCAGACGTTTGCGAGGTGATGATCAGGAGGGAGGAACAGGCCCTCGCCTCCGGGGCCAAACTGGTGCTTTGTGACCGGACGATGGTCGACAACTGGCTGTATGCGCTTCTCTACTGTACCCGCCGGGACGGCCGGGCCTTCGACCACCTGGTTTGCCGGATCACCGATTACCTGGCCACCGTGCCCTACCACTGGGTGGTGTTTGTTCCACCCCACGGGAAACCTCTCCCCGCCGACCCGGGCCGGGCCCGGGAAGACAGCGACAGCCAGACCGTACAGGACCGGCTTCTGCGCTTGCTCCTGGGGTTCTACCGGGAACAGTTGGTTCATCTTCACAGCGCCGAAATGAACGAACGTTACGGGTATATGACTTACCTGATCCGGGAATGGTTGAGTACGTAG